The Panthera leo isolate Ple1 chromosome D4, P.leo_Ple1_pat1.1, whole genome shotgun sequence nucleotide sequence TGGGTTTAACAAGCCCTCAGGTAATACTGATGCatgctaaaatttgagaactgCCACTATggagaatttaacaaaaataaaagcaactaaaACTATGCTTTTTATTATCATAATGTGCCAGTAATTTTAAACTATGTCAGTGATGAAATATTCCACCTCACTATGGTGGACCACTCCTGAAGTCCCCACTTGGGTATGTTTCTCTGTCCTGCAcaatttgttgttattttattgtaGGGATGGAGAATATCACCCTGTAAACCTATGCAAAGCACCAAACTAAGCtttcacccacccctccccatgaTAACTCAGGGTGCATAATTTATTCCTTGACTAGTCATCATGTTGCAGTTTAACTTGGAAGCTCAGACTACAACCACAGTATTTCTACCACAACATATGTGTTTGtagcattttaaagatattttgctGTCATTATGGGGAAGGCAGAAATAGTCAGTGTGTCCCTGCTGCCAAGTTTCTCAAAAGTTTTTTTCTCACTGAGATACCTCACTAGCTTTGACCACCTCCACTCAAAATCATTCTCTGAGGTTCATTTTTTAgattgattctttttctctttcccttcaagAATATTCATTGACGAACTAATGGGtatcaggcactgtactaagtgctttacctttagttttaatttctacaaCTCTGAGAGGTAGGTGGTATTATCGTCATACTACAGATGCACAAATACTAGAATTCAGACAGGCAAAATGACTACTAGCCTGAAACACACTGCACATAAGTGGCAGAACCAAGATTAAAacccattctcctttttttttttttataagtttatttatttattttgagaggcagggtgaggggagaagtagaggcagaaggagagaaagaatcccaagcaggctcagtgctgtcagcacagagcctgacatggggcttcatctcacaaactgagagattatgacctgagcccagatcaagaattgggtgctcaaccaactgagccacccaggcatcctgattaAAACCCATTCTTAAAATTTcaacttccttctcttttatttattgaactcaattatttttttctcaaccaCTGACCTTCATGCATGCACATTTCAGGACAAAAGCATTCACGCTGGCACTCGAAGCACCTTAACAAGGAGATGTCCACGTGAGGGGTTTGGTCACCAGGATAGCAAGCTGCCTTTTCAAGAGAATAATTGTGAACCTGTGGTAGGTTGAGATCCTATATCTTGGTGTTTCTGTATGGCTGTTTTTaactcaaatgaataaaattattccaatttaaaaagcaaggacaatatgaatatacataatgctcctgaactgtacacttaaaaatggttaattacaatggtaaaatttatgttatatatatatatattatatacatatatatataaacataagtaataacataataaacataacaaaaacataaataaacaaaatacataacaaataaacaaaaaacacaataacaaagataaaaatgggGAAGCCCAGAGATTGTCTTAAATCATGTCCTCTTTTACTCAGATTTTTTAGGGTCAGTGATCTTATGTGTATAAGATCCAAAGGAAGAAGTTTGTTCTGTATAcaatatcttttttgttttatgtttttagtatatttgcctttttctgaatATAGATACatctaggggagaaaaaaaagcatctgtTATTAATTGTATAGAGCTGTGCAGTCCAAAagggtagccactagccacatgtggctatggaGCATTTGTAACAAAGTAGTTTAAATTACAATGTGCTGTAACACATaccagatttcaaagatttagtatgaagaaaaaaatataaataattcattaatgatttttatatcaattacatgttgaaatgatattttgataTGTGGGATTAAATAATTaagattaattttacctgttCATTCTTATTTTGTAATGTGGATACTAGAAATGTTTAAATCTCATATATGGTATACTCTATTTCTATTGTGTGCACTGGTATAGGTGCAGTATATCATAATGGTGGAGAGaatggactctggagccaaatTGCTGTGaaattgtgtgaccttgaacaagtgacttaacctcAGTTTTCCAACCTGTAACATGAAAACACTCTAGAATTCTAAATTTTGAGCATTAAATAAAGGCCTGGCACATTTTTGCTATACTGATGATAGCACTGGCCTTTAGATACACAAGATACACAAGGATGTATCTATGTGGTATAAATGTAATGTATATTAGTGGCTTTAAAAACAGTGTTCAAGAACTCACTAGCTAGGGCTTGGGACTTAAACTGACAAAGGTAATGCAGGTATAAATAAGTTTTTGATATTTTGGGAAGCCTGTGGACACTTACAAGTTTCTGTCCAGAGAAGTAGTATAGTTATGATGCTAACCATTAACTCTACCCTCTCCCAGAACATACGCACTGTTGCCAAGCCTATACTCTCCCTTTCTCATTCTCACAGGTTCCCAATGCTCCACCTGCCTATGAGAAACTCTCTGCAGAACAGTCACCACCACCTTATTCCCCGTGAGAATGCTGAGAGGTGCTGAAATGATTTCCCTTACAATTTTGCTGGAATTTAATATGGACATCTAATATTCTGCTTTGGAATGCTGTAGAAACAGTGTAAATCATCCCTAATAATAAGCTTAGTATTAAATTGTTAGTAGAGCAACTAGTAATACTAATTGGAGAAAttatgagaaatattaaaatggaaaaaactttcttaataaacacTATAATGCCTGATACTATTTGTATAATTTTCTGAGACAGAATTCAAGTGTGTATTCTGGCAccattaaatttcttctttgttgaaATTTGGCTAACAACTAAGAAACTACTATTCTGATTTTTGAAGAAGCAGCCTCTTGGCCAATAAGAACTCTAACAAAATTGCTGCACATGAGTCTGTGGCAGGGAGTACTTGCAGAGGATATCTTTATAGGTTTAAGACAAATTTGACCTACCAAATTATAGTCACATTCAGAAAAGTATCAGTAATGTCTCTTTGTGGTCTACAATTCCATGATACTACAATAACATACTGCAGAGATCCTGTATCTTCATACATAGAATCCAGTTCTAATTACATTTCACTTCAAGACTTAATGCTATCATAATTAATGATAAAAAGTTTCTGTTAAACCAGAAGGTGGTGTAAGGATTTAAATAAGATACTgtaggattctgggaagatggcagcataggaggatgctgaGCTCACCACGTCCTGCGGGTCACTTAGATTACatccacacctgcctaaataacccagaaaattttCTAGCAGAacccagaagactagcagaacggattctctggagccaagcatagatgagaggtccacggaagagggtaggaaggatggagaggcggtgcacgctacaGGGACTGGCAGGATGcagccggggcagaggggtggcccgccggcaaggcagagcccccaagtctggcttgcaaaaacaGAGGGGActgacggagtgtgttctgacagcaagcaggacttaacatctggaaggttataagttaacagctctgctcggagagcaagagagctggaggacaaagggagggagagttgttgagcccctgaCGACAGAGggcagcttggtggggaacaaaggcgctcaccagcgccatctcccttgcccatcccccagccaaaatcccaaagggaaccggttcctgccagggaactggcttgcactgcgcaaacaccAAATGCTGTGATTCTGTGGTTCCATCCCtccagtgggtctgactccctcccggtgccgcagggcccctcctgaagggGATCTCCGAAGGATAAGCTAGCTGAGCCTGCCCGTCCcacccccgtgcaccttgccgatccaccccagctaataggccagatccccagcaccacaagcctggcaatgtgcaagtagccaagatggccacgccaccccacagtgaatcccacccctaggagaggggaagagaaagtacacaccagtctgactgtggccccagtggtgggctgggggcagacatcaggtcggactgcggcccccgCCCACCAAcccaagttattcaagacagcacaggggaagtgccccgcagtcccccaccactccagggactatccaaaatgacgaaacagaagaattcccctcaaaaaaacctccaggaaataaccacagctaatgaactgatcaaaaacgatttaaaaaatataacagaaagtgaatttagaataatagtcataaaattaatcgctgggcttgaaaacagtatagaggacagcagagaatctattgctacagatcaagggactaaggaacagtcaggaggagctaaaaaatgctattaacgagctgcaaaataaaatggagatgatcaCAGCCCAgattaaagaggcagaggagagaataggtgaactagaagataaagttatggaaaaagaagaagctgagaagaagagagataaaaaaatccaggagtatgaggggaaaattagagaactgagtgatgcactaaagagaaataatctacgcataattggtattccagaggaggaagagagatggaaaggtgctgaaggtgtacttgaagaaatcatagctgagaacgtacctgatctggggaaggaaaaaggcattgaaatccaagaggcacagagaactcccttcagacgtaacttgaatcgatcatctgcacgacatatcatagtgaaactggcaaagtataaggataaagagaaaattctgaaagcagctagggataaacgtgctctaacacataaagggagacctataagactcgtgatcgatctctctactgaaacttagcaggccagaaaggaatggcaggaaatcttccatgtgatgaaaagaaaaaatatgaagccaaaaatcctttatccagcaagtctgtcatttagaatagaaggagagataaaggtcttcccaaacaaacaaaaactgaaggaattcgtcaccactaaaccagccctacaagacatcctaagggggatcctgtgagacaaagtaccagagacatggctacaagcatgaaacctacagacatcataaTGACTCTAAACACAtacctttctataataacactgaacgtaaatggactaaatgcgccaaccaaaagacatagggtatcagaatggataaaaaaacaagacccatctatttcctgtctacaagagactcattgtAGACCTaaggacatcttcagattgacAGTGAGGGGATgcagaactatttatcatgctactggaagtcaaaacaaagctgcagtagccatacttatatcagacaaactagacattaaattaaaggctgtaacaagagatgaagaagggcattatataataattacagggtctatccatcaagaagaactaacaattataaatgtctatgcaccgaatacagaagcccccaaatatagaaaacaattacTCACTAACATAAGCAACcttgttgataagaatgtggtaattgcaggggactttaacaccccactcacagcaatggatatcatctagacacacggtcaataaagaaacaaggaccctgaatgatacactggatcagatggacttgacagatatatttagaactctgcatcccaaagcaacagaatatactttcttctcgagtgcacatggaatattctccaagatagatcacatactgggtcacaaaacagcccttcataactATACAAGAatggagatcataccatgcatactttcagaccacaatgcgatgaagcttgaaatcaaccacaggaaaaagtctggaaaacctccaaaagcgtggaggttaaagaacaccctactaaagaatgaatgggtcaaccaggcaattagaaaagaaattaaaaaatatatggaaacaaacgaaaatgaaaatacaacaatccaaacgctttgggatgcagcgaaggcagtcctgagaggaaaatatattgcaatccaggcctacttcaagaaacaagaaaaatcccaaatacagaatctaacaccacacctaaaggaaatagaagcagagcagcaaacacaccccaaacccagcagaagaagagaataataaagatcagagcagaaataaacaatatagaatctaaaaaaactgtagagcagatcaacgaaaccaagagtttggtttttttgaaaaaataaacaaaattgataaacctctagccaggcttctcaaaaagaaaagggagatgacccaaacagataaaatcatgaatgaaaatggaattattacaaccaatccctcagaaatacaaacaattatcagggaatactatgaaaaattatatgccaacaaactggacgacctggaagaaatggacacattcctaaacacccacactcttccaaaactcaatggggaagaactgagagctttttccctgagatcaggaacacgacagggatgcccactctcaccgctgttgtttaatatagtgttggaagttctagcatcagcaatcagacaacaaaaggaaatcaaaggcatcaaaattggcaaagatgaagtcaagctttcgctttttgcagttgacatgatattatacacggaaaatccgacagactccacaaaaagtctgctagaactgatacatgaattcagcaaagttgcaggatacaaaatcaatgtacagaaatcagttgcattcttatacactaataatgaagcaacagaaagacaaataaactgatcccattcacaattgcaccaagaagcataaaatacctaggaataaatctaaccaaagatgtaaaagatctgtatgctgaaaaatatagaaaggttatgaaggaaattgaagaagatataaagaaatggaaatacattccgtactcatggactggaagaataaatattgttaaaatgtcaatactacccaaagctatctatacatgcaatgcaatcccaatcaaaattgcaccagcattcttctcgaagctagaacaagaaatcctaaaattcatatggaaccacaaaaggccccgaatagccaaagaaattttgaagaagaagaccaaagcaggaggcatcacaatccctgacttcagcccctactacaaagctgtaatcatcaagacagcatggttttggcacaaaaacagacacatagaccaatagaatagaatagaaaccccagaactagacccacaaaagtatggccaactcatctttgacaaagcaggaaagaacatccaatggaaaaaagacagtctctttaacaaatggtgctgggagaactggacagcaacatgcagaagaatgaaactagaccactttcttacaccattcacaaaaataaactcaaaatggataaaggacctgaatgtgagacaggaaaccatcaaaaccctagaggagaaagcaggaaaaaacctctctgacctcagccgcagcaatttcttacttgacacatccgcaaaggcaagggaattaaaagcaaaagtgaactattgggacctcatgaagataaaaagcttctgcactgcaaaggacacgatcaacaaaactaaaaggcaaccaatggaatgggaaaagatatttgcaaatgacatattggacaaagggctagtatccaaaatctataaagagctcaccaaactccacaccaaaaaacaaataacccagtgaagaaatgggcagaaaacatgaatagacacttgtctaaagaagacatccagatggccaagaggcacataaaaagatgctcaacatcgctccccattagggaaatacaaatcaaaaccacactcagatatcacctcataccagtcagagtggccaaaatgaacaaaacaggagactatagatgctggagagggtgtggagaaacgggaaccctcttgcactgttggtgggaatgcaaactggtgcagccactctggaaaacagtatggaggttcctcaaaaaattaaaaatagacctaccctacgacccagcagtagcactgctaggaatttacccaagggatacaggagtacggatgcataggggcacttgtaccccaatgtttaaacagcactctcaataatagctaaattatggaaagagcctaaatgtccatcaactgatgaatggataaagaaattgtggtttatatacacaatggagtactatgtggcaatgagaaggaatgaaatatggccctttgtagcaacgtggatggaactggagagtgtgaggctaagtgaaataagccatacagagaaggacagattccatatgtttccactgctatgtggatcctgagaaacttaacagaagaccatgggggagaggaagggggaaaaaaagttagagagggagggagccaaaccataagagactcttaaaaactgagaacaaactgagggttgatggggggtgggagggaggggaaggtaggtgatgggcattgaagagggcatcttttgggatgagcactgggtgttgtatggaaactaatttgacaataaatttcatataatataaaaaaaattttttaaaaagatactgtaGTTTGGCTGATGTCTTGCTTTAAATGTTCCAATGGCAGTTTAGCTACTTTGGGCTCCAAAGCcttctcacaaaaaaaaaaaaaaaaaaaaaaaaaaaaaaaaaaaatatatatatatatatatatatatatatatatatatatatatatatatatgtaatcaaaAAGGATCAGAGATTTTGGAATGGTATGGAATGGTGCAtaacaacattaatttttttttgttgaccTCTACATGTCATCTTTACTATTGTTTATctaatgtttattctttcagtcaactcattaaaaaaattttttttgggggggttccggaagatggcggcgtaggaggacgcggggctcacagcgcgtccggccgatcacttagattccacctacacctgcctaaagaacccagaaaaccgccagaggattagcagaagggagtctcaggagtcaagcgcagactagaggcccacggaagagggtaggaagggcggcgaggcggtgcgcgctccacggaccggcgggagggagccggggcggaggggcggctccccggccaagcagagcccccgagtctggctggcaaaagcggaggggccagacagactgtgttccgacagcaagcgcgacttagcgtctgggaggtcataagttaacagctctgctcggaaagcgggaaggctggaggacaaagggagggagagctgctgagcccccggacggcagagctcagcttggcggggaacaaaggcgccagtgccatctcccccgcccatcccccagccaaaatcccaaagggaaccagttcctgccagggaacttgctcgctccgcgcaaacacccaactctgtgcttctgcggagccaaacctccggcagcggatctgactccctcccgctgccacagggctcctcctgaagtggatcacctaaggagaagcgagctaagcctgcccctcttgcccccgtgcaccttgcctacccaccccagctaatacgccagatccccagcaacacaagcctggcagtgtgcaagtagcccagacggaacacgccaccccacagtgaatcccgcccctaggagaggggaagagaaggcacacaccagtctgactgtggccccagcagtgggctgggggcagacatcgggtcggactgcggccccgcccactaactccagttatacaccacagcacaggggaagtgcactgcaggtcctcaccacgccagggactctccaaaatgaccaaagggaagaattccgctcagaagaatctccaggaaataacaacagctaatgaactgatcaaaaaggatttaaataatataacagaaagtgaatttagaataatagtcataaaattaatcgctgggcttgaaaacagtatacaggacagcagagaatctcttgccataaagatcgagggactaaggaacagtcacgaggagttgaaaaacgctttaaacgaaatgcaaaacaaaatggaaaccacaatggctcggcttgaagaggcagaggagagaataggtgaactagaagataaagttatggagaaagaggaagctgaaagaaagagagataaaaaaatccaggagtatgaggggaaaattagagaactaagtgatacactaaaaaaaaataatatacgcataattggtatcccagaggaggaagagagagggaaaggtgctgaaggggtacttgaacaaattatagctgagaacttccctgaactggggaaggaaaaaggcattgaaatccaagaggcacagagaactcccttcagacgtaacttgaatcgatcttttctgcacgacatatcatagtgaaactggcaaaatacaaggataaagagaaaattctgaaagcagcaagggataaacgtgccctcacatataaagggagacctataagactcgtgactgatctctcctttgaaacttggcaggccagaaaggcttggcacgatatctacagtgtgctaaacagaaaaaatatgcagccgagaatcctttatccagcaagtctgtcatttagaatagaaggagagataaaggtcttcccaaacaaacaaaaactgaaggaatttgtcaccacgaaaccagccctacaagagatcctaagggggatcctgtgagacaaagtaccagagacatcactacaagcataaaacatacagacatcacaatgactctaaacccatatctttctataataacactgaatgtaaatggattaaatgcgccaactaaaagacagggtatcagaatggataaaaaaacaagacccatctatttgctgtctacaagagactcattttagatctgaggacacctttagattgagagtgaggggatggagaactatttatcatgctcctggaagccaaaagaaatctggagtagccatacttatatcagacaaactagactttaaattaaaggctgtaacaagagatgaacaagggcattatataataatcacagggtctatccaccaggaagagctaactattataaatgtctatgcgccaaatacccgagcccccagatatataaaacgattactcataaacataagcaaccttattgataagaatgtggtcattgcaggggactttaacaccccacttacagaaatggatagatcatctagacacacagtcaataaagaaacaagggccctgaatgatacattggatcagatggacttgacagatatatttagaactctgcatcccaaagcaacagaatatactttcttgaAAGTATTGAAATTATAATtgaatataccatatatataccaaatatatataccaaatataattgaaattataccatgcatactttcagaccacaatgctatgaagcttgaaatcaaccacaggaaaaagtctggaaaacctccaaaagcatggaggttaaagaacaccctactaacgaatgagtgggtcaaccaggcaattagagaagaaattaaaatatatatggaaacaaacgaaaatgaaaagacaacaatccaaacgctttgggatgcagcgaaggcagtcctgagaggaaaatacattgcaatccaggcctatctcaagaaacaagaaaaatcccaaatacaaaacctaacagcacacctaaaggaaatagaagcagaacagcaaaggcagcctaaacccagcagaagaagagaaataataaagatcagagcagaaataaacaatatagaatctaaaaaaactgtagagcagatcaacgaaaccaagaggtggttttttgaaaaaataaacaaaattgacaaacctctagccaggcttctcaaaaagaaaagggagatgacccaaatagataaaatcatgaatgaaaatggaatgattacaaccaatccctcagagatacaaacaattatcagggaatactatgaaaaattatatgccaacaaactggacgacctggaagaaatggacaaatttctaaacacccacactcttccaaaactcaatcaggaggaaatagaaagcttgaacagacccataaccaacgaagaaattgaatcggttatcaaaaatctcccaacaaataagagtccaggaccagatgccttcccaggggagttctaccagacatttaaagcagagataatacctatccttctcaagctattccaagaaatagaaagggaaggaaaacttccagactcattctatgaagccagtattactttgattcctaaaccagacagagacccagtaaaaaaagagaactacaggccaatatccctgatgaatatggatgcaaaaattcttaataagatactagcaaatcgaattcaacagcatataaaaagaattattcaccatgatcaagtgggattcattcctgtgatgcagggctggttcaacattcgcaaatcgatcaacgtgatacatcacattaacaaaaaaaaagagaagaaccatatgatcctgtcaatcgatgcagaaaaggcctttgacaaaatccagcaccctttcttaataaaaacccttgagaaagtcgggatagaaggaacatacttaaagatcataaaggccatttatgaaaagcccacagctaacatcatcctcagtggggaaaaactgagagctttttccctgagatcaggaacacgacagggatgcccactgtcaccgctgttgtttaacatagtgctggaagttctagcatcagcaatcagacaacaaaaggaaatcaaaggcatcaaaattggcaaagatgaagtcaagctttcgctttttgcagatgacatgatattatacatggaaaatccgatagactccaccaaaagtctgctagaactgatacatgaattcagcaaagttgcaggatacaaaatcaatgtgcagaaatcagttgcattcttatacactaacaatgaagcaacagaaagacaaatgaagaaactgatcccattcacaattgcaccaagaagcataaaatacctaggaataaatctacccaaagatgtaaaagatctgtatgctgaaaactatagaaagcttatgcaggtaattgaagaagatataaagaaatggaaagacattccctgctcatggattggaagaataaatattgtcaaaatgtcaatactacccaaagctatctacacattcaatgcaatcccaatcaaaattgcaccagcattcttctcgaaactagaacaagcaatcctaaaattcatatggaaccacaaaaggccccgaatagccaaagtaattttgaagaagaagaccaaagcaggaggcatcacaatcccagactttagcctctactacaaagctgtcatcatcaagacagcatggtattggcacaaaaacagacacatagaccaatggaatagaatagaaaccccagaactagacccacaaacgtatggccaactcatctttgacaaagcaggaaagaacatccaatggaaaaaagacagtctctttaacaaatggtgctgggagaactggacagcaacatgcagaagattgaaactagaccactttctcacacca carries:
- the MLANA gene encoding melanoma antigen recognized by T-cells 1 → MPKEEAYFILGYPKKGHNHSYITTEEAAGIGILTVVLGILLLIGCWYCRRRSGYRSLRDKSIHAGTRSTLTRRCPREGFGHQDSKLPFQENNCEPVVPNAPPAYEKLSAEQSPPPYSP